From Methanobacterium alcaliphilum, a single genomic window includes:
- a CDS encoding MBL fold metallo-hydrolase, translating to MIMEMIKSEGIAQNSYFFGSGGEAVVVDPRRDIDIYLNLSQKHGLNIRYIFETHRNEDFTVGSLELAGVSDSEIFHGAHLDFSYGTAVMEGDTFNVGKLELEILETPGHTHESISIALRDKSVSDDVYLIFTGDVLFAGEVGRVDFFGESETPHMAELLYHSIHEKILPHGDNVILCPAHGAGSVCGADIRDQETTTVGYEKKTNPLLQINKEEFIKRKVEETLYTPPYFKQMELNNQYGAPILNRLPYMPPLNAREFSEFIENGAQVVDLRKPTSFGGGHVPETINIWREGFPAFAGYFLNYDDPILIVDDYDQPHQVWRYLIRLGYDNIKGYLRGGFPEWYMAGKDVAHLDMWSVHQLKKSQENGDEMFLLDVRKINDRRRFHIEGSHHIWVGDIPQMIREIPQDKKIVVYCDSGYKSTIAASILKKNGYSNISSVLGSMGAWLKSGYPVVK from the coding sequence ATGATTATGGAAATGATAAAATCTGAGGGAATAGCTCAGAATTCTTATTTTTTTGGATCCGGAGGGGAAGCTGTAGTTGTAGACCCTCGGCGTGATATTGACATTTATCTGAACCTATCGCAAAAACATGGGCTTAATATTAGATATATCTTTGAGACTCACCGAAATGAAGATTTCACGGTGGGTTCACTGGAACTGGCAGGTGTTAGTGATAGTGAAATATTTCACGGAGCACATCTTGATTTTAGTTATGGGACTGCTGTTATGGAAGGAGATACTTTTAATGTGGGTAAATTAGAATTAGAGATTTTAGAAACTCCGGGACATACCCATGAGAGTATATCGATTGCTCTTAGAGATAAAAGCGTTTCAGATGATGTTTATCTAATTTTCACTGGTGATGTTTTATTTGCCGGCGAAGTGGGTAGAGTTGATTTTTTTGGAGAATCCGAAACTCCACATATGGCTGAGCTTTTATATCACAGCATCCATGAAAAAATTCTCCCACATGGAGATAACGTTATCTTATGCCCGGCACATGGCGCAGGATCTGTGTGTGGGGCAGATATACGTGACCAGGAAACAACCACTGTAGGTTATGAGAAAAAAACTAATCCATTGCTTCAGATAAACAAAGAAGAATTCATCAAAAGAAAAGTGGAAGAAACACTTTATACGCCCCCCTATTTCAAACAGATGGAACTAAATAATCAGTATGGAGCCCCTATTCTAAATAGATTGCCGTACATGCCTCCTTTGAATGCTCGGGAATTTTCAGAATTTATAGAAAATGGGGCACAGGTTGTTGATCTTAGAAAGCCAACCAGTTTTGGTGGAGGGCATGTCCCTGAAACTATTAATATTTGGAGAGAAGGTTTTCCAGCATTTGCAGGTTATTTTTTGAATTACGACGACCCCATATTAATTGTGGATGATTATGATCAACCCCACCAAGTGTGGCGCTATTTGATACGTTTAGGTTATGATAATATTAAGGGATATCTGAGAGGGGGTTTTCCAGAGTGGTATATGGCAGGGAAAGACGTCGCTCATCTGGATATGTGGTCTGTGCATCAACTTAAAAAATCTCAGGAAAACGGGGATGAAATGTTCTTACTGGATGTGAGGAAAATTAACGACCGTAGGAGGTTTCATATTGAGGGTTCTCACCACATATGGGTGGGCGATATTCCTCAGATGATTCGTGAAATACCCCAAGATAAGAAAATTGTTGTGTACTGCGATTCTGGTTATAAATCAACCATTGCCGCTAGTATATTGAAAAAAAATGGATATTCTAATATTTCAAGTGTTTTAGGTAGTATGGGTGCCTGGTTAAAATCAGGCTACCCTGTGGTTAAATAA
- a CDS encoding pyridoxamine 5'-phosphate oxidase family protein, with translation MIILSLVKIPLMDKKEYDNLIKSNYISRIAFNGDYPYMAPFLYVFDGDYLYFLSTKYGKKIEMLGKNPLVAVEIEEYSPDLSKYQFVTLQGRIEEEKDPKKQRQIREMFAELIMSKKLSTNIMAALGHSPDDPISNLVEMECSYVWKLVDVEKIIGIKNS, from the coding sequence GTGATAATCTTGAGTCTAGTTAAAATTCCTTTGATGGATAAAAAAGAGTATGATAACTTGATAAAAAGTAATTATATTAGTAGAATTGCATTTAACGGAGATTATCCTTATATGGCTCCATTTTTATATGTTTTCGATGGTGATTACTTGTATTTCTTATCCACCAAGTATGGTAAAAAAATAGAGATGCTCGGAAAAAATCCATTGGTCGCTGTTGAAATCGAAGAATACAGCCCAGATTTATCAAAATATCAGTTTGTTACTTTGCAGGGGCGTATTGAGGAAGAAAAAGACCCTAAAAAACAGCGCCAAATTAGAGAAATGTTTGCAGAATTGATCATGTCTAAAAAGCTTTCTACTAATATTATGGCTGCACTGGGGCATTCACCAGATGACCCTATTTCAAATCTGGTGGAGATGGAATGTTCCTATGTTTGGAAATTGGTGGATGTTGAGAAAATTATAGGGATTAAAAATTCATGA
- a CDS encoding DNA alkylation repair protein, whose protein sequence is MDITYGCLEIIEELQLLSNPEDVAGMARFGINTDKTFGVRMPQLRRIARKAGKNHELAHKLWNYGYKETMIIASIIEDPKLVTAEQMDAWAVEFNSWDICDQCCMNLFRKTDYAYSKIFEWSTREEKFVKRAAFTLIAVLAVHDKQAADEKFEQFFPLIVRESTDNRKYVKKAVNWALRHIGKKNKLLNEKAINVAEEIYRIDSKSAKWIAKDALRELKSEKVKKRVGI, encoded by the coding sequence ATGGATATAACTTATGGATGCCTGGAAATCATAGAAGAACTTCAATTACTATCCAACCCTGAGGATGTGGCAGGCATGGCCCGTTTTGGAATTAACACTGATAAAACATTTGGTGTTAGAATGCCTCAACTGCGCCGTATAGCTAGAAAGGCAGGAAAGAATCATGAATTAGCTCATAAATTATGGAATTATGGGTATAAAGAAACCATGATAATTGCCAGTATTATTGAAGATCCAAAACTGGTAACTGCAGAACAGATGGATGCATGGGCCGTGGAATTTAATTCATGGGACATCTGCGATCAATGCTGTATGAATTTATTTAGAAAAACAGATTATGCCTATTCAAAGATATTTGAATGGAGTACTCGAGAAGAAAAATTTGTAAAAAGAGCCGCTTTTACTTTAATAGCTGTTTTAGCAGTTCATGATAAACAAGCAGCCGATGAAAAATTTGAACAATTTTTTCCTCTGATAGTCCGTGAATCTACAGACAATAGGAAATATGTTAAAAAAGCAGTCAACTGGGCATTACGCCATATCGGCAAAAAGAATAAGTTGCTAAATGAAAAAGCCATAAATGTTGCTGAAGAAATATATAGGATTGATTCTAAAAGTGCAAAATGGATTGCTAAAGATGCTTTAAGAGAACTAAAAAGTGAAAAAGTTAAAAAAAGAGTGGGAATATAG
- a CDS encoding nitrogen fixation protein NifH, producing MGNWESYLNENPIDWLLEDNNPSVRYFTLTELLDKPQDDFEVKKARKNIMKIGVVPKILSKQNKGGYWGPPQNFYLRGKYKGTSWQIIVLAELGANGKDERIQKTCEFLFKNSQDPLSGGFSYLSNAEGIGDHEKVLPCLTANMVWSFIRLGYWGDERLEMAIEWILNYQRFDDEAGQAPDEWPYKRWKICYGERTCHSIIVKSLKAFTEIPENKKTPEIKEYMANAAEHMLNHHIHKRNYPPSKGRFKWLEFGFPLMWSIDALEVLGILSKLGYKDNRMMETMDIMISKQNTEGKWILENTFNGRVQAAIERKNQPSKWITLNAIKVLKNFYG from the coding sequence ATGGGAAACTGGGAATCTTATTTAAATGAAAACCCAATAGATTGGCTTCTGGAGGATAACAATCCCTCTGTCAGATACTTCACATTAACTGAACTTCTAGATAAACCACAAGATGACTTTGAAGTAAAAAAAGCCCGAAAAAATATCATGAAAATAGGTGTTGTCCCTAAAATTTTATCTAAACAAAATAAAGGAGGTTACTGGGGCCCGCCCCAAAATTTTTATCTTCGAGGTAAATATAAAGGAACCTCATGGCAGATAATCGTCCTGGCCGAGTTGGGAGCTAATGGAAAAGATGAAAGAATTCAAAAAACATGTGAATTTTTATTTAAAAATTCTCAAGATCCCTTAAGCGGAGGATTTTCCTACTTATCTAATGCTGAAGGGATAGGTGATCATGAGAAAGTCTTACCTTGTCTGACAGCTAATATGGTTTGGAGTTTTATTAGATTGGGATATTGGGGGGATGAGAGACTTGAAATGGCAATTGAGTGGATATTAAACTATCAGAGGTTTGACGACGAAGCCGGACAGGCCCCTGATGAATGGCCCTATAAACGATGGAAAATATGTTATGGTGAACGCACATGCCATAGTATAATAGTCAAATCTCTTAAAGCATTCACTGAAATACCGGAAAATAAAAAAACCCCTGAAATAAAGGAATATATGGCTAATGCTGCAGAACACATGCTAAACCACCATATCCACAAACGAAACTATCCTCCATCTAAAGGTCGATTTAAGTGGTTGGAATTTGGATTCCCTCTGATGTGGAGCATTGATGCCCTTGAAGTTTTAGGTATTCTCTCTAAATTGGGTTATAAAGATAATAGGATGATGGAAACAATGGACATAATGATTTCAAAGCAGAATACTGAAGGTAAATGGATATTGGAGAATACTTTCAATGGTAGGGTTCAAGCAGCAATTGAACGAAAAAATCAACCAAGTAAATGGATTACATTGAATGCTATTAAGGTCTTAAAAAATTTTTATGGTTAA
- a CDS encoding amidohydrolase family protein: MIIDSHVHLHPTEEVGKMVVEMIKEQYGVGYYSYGTPDDYLKDMQRSGIDKAVMVSFAPDNQLKNNNFWTVAITRPGKNRPAKYPMFIPFISVSPTMKGRTPIEELEHKYKWGMKGLKIHPVAQGFDVGDERMWPVYEWLVKHNLPITAHSGINIDNKSSFGEPKRWMPVLEEFESLKLILAHLGNGFWDQTLEIADKFSNVRFDTAIAISHINTPTTLDDEDAVDLIKAIGAEKILFGSDYPWINPSGDIKRIKALEISENDKELILGKNAAKLFK; this comes from the coding sequence ATGATCATTGATTCTCATGTGCATTTACATCCAACAGAAGAAGTTGGGAAAATGGTAGTTGAAATGATCAAAGAACAATATGGTGTTGGTTATTACAGCTATGGTACTCCTGATGATTATTTAAAGGATATGCAAAGATCCGGTATTGATAAAGCAGTGATGGTAAGTTTTGCCCCGGATAATCAACTAAAAAACAATAATTTCTGGACTGTAGCCATAACCCGCCCTGGAAAAAACAGACCTGCGAAATATCCCATGTTCATCCCATTTATCTCAGTCAGCCCCACCATGAAGGGTAGAACCCCTATTGAAGAATTAGAACATAAATATAAATGGGGAATGAAGGGTTTAAAGATCCATCCTGTGGCGCAGGGATTTGATGTAGGTGATGAGAGGATGTGGCCGGTTTACGAGTGGCTAGTAAAACACAACTTACCTATCACTGCTCATTCAGGGATTAATATTGATAATAAATCATCATTTGGAGAACCAAAAAGATGGATGCCTGTTCTTGAAGAATTTGAATCATTAAAACTAATTTTAGCTCATTTAGGTAATGGTTTCTGGGATCAAACCCTTGAAATAGCTGATAAATTTTCTAATGTCCGGTTTGATACAGCCATCGCCATCTCCCATATTAACACACCAACTACTTTGGATGATGAGGACGCAGTTGATTTGATAAAAGCCATCGGCGCTGAAAAAATACTTTTCGGATCAGATTATCCCTGGATAAACCCCTCGGGGGATATAAAACGAATCAAAGCATTGGAGATATCTGAAAATGATAAAGAATTGATATTGGGTAAAAATGCTGCAAAATTATTCAAATAA
- a CDS encoding GyrI-like domain-containing protein — protein sequence MKKIDYKKEYKELYSASKTKPSLVKVPKLNYLMIDGKGDPNTSLEYQEAMEALFPVSFKVKFISKKEKSMDYVVMPLEGLWWVDNMEDFSIEDKSAWKWTAMIMQPDFITKTMINNALNEVEEKKNPEALSKIRFNSLEEGLSAQIMHIGPYSEEGPTVEKLHNFIREEGFEFDGGGNCMKHHEIYLSDTRRTKPEKLRTIIRQPLGGIAENE from the coding sequence ATGAAGAAAATAGACTATAAAAAAGAATATAAAGAATTGTATTCTGCTTCTAAAACCAAACCATCCTTGGTGAAAGTACCAAAATTAAATTATCTGATGATCGATGGAAAGGGAGATCCCAACACTTCACTAGAATATCAGGAGGCCATGGAAGCGTTATTTCCAGTTTCATTTAAGGTAAAATTCATTTCCAAAAAAGAAAAATCCATGGATTATGTGGTAATGCCTTTGGAGGGACTTTGGTGGGTGGATAACATGGAAGACTTTTCAATTGAAGATAAAAGCGCCTGGAAATGGACAGCCATGATCATGCAACCCGATTTTATTACAAAAACCATGATTAACAATGCCCTAAATGAAGTTGAAGAAAAGAAAAATCCGGAAGCGCTGTCAAAAATCCGGTTTAATAGTTTAGAAGAGGGATTGTCTGCTCAGATAATGCACATTGGTCCTTACTCTGAAGAAGGCCCTACAGTTGAAAAACTCCACAATTTTATTCGAGAAGAAGGGTTTGAGTTTGATGGGGGAGGGAACTGCATGAAACACCATGAAATATATTTATCAGACACGCGTCGAACAAAACCAGAAAAACTTAGAACCATAATTAGACAGCCTTTAGGAGGTATTGCAGAAAATGAATAA
- a CDS encoding PadR family transcriptional regulator, producing MYNLSDIEAAVLGLLCEGPQYGYNIEKIVEDRGMRNWTEIGFSSIYYVLKKLQKNQLIESEIKETKGKPARKIYTITPLGWNAMEEKVKTVLSVAEKQIHPFDLGIANLKIISPEESIRCLKSYVKSVNKRISFLEESIATHNKLKSPYFVVALFERPLVHLKNEKQWVLDLIEKIKKEENLSD from the coding sequence ATGTACAATCTATCAGACATTGAAGCAGCTGTTTTAGGCCTACTCTGTGAAGGCCCTCAATATGGGTATAATATCGAAAAAATAGTAGAAGATAGGGGAATGCGCAACTGGACGGAAATAGGATTCTCTTCCATATATTACGTCTTGAAAAAGCTCCAAAAGAACCAGTTAATTGAAAGTGAGATAAAAGAAACGAAAGGCAAACCTGCCCGTAAAATATATACTATTACTCCTTTAGGATGGAATGCAATGGAAGAAAAAGTTAAAACAGTATTGTCTGTTGCAGAAAAACAGATTCATCCCTTTGATTTAGGTATTGCTAATCTAAAAATTATCTCTCCAGAGGAGTCTATCCGTTGTTTAAAATCATATGTAAAATCAGTAAATAAGAGGATTTCATTTTTAGAAGAATCTATTGCCACACATAATAAATTAAAATCTCCCTATTTTGTGGTGGCTCTTTTCGAAAGACCTTTGGTGCATTTAAAAAATGAAAAACAATGGGTTTTGGATTTAATAGAAAAAATCAAAAAAGAAGAAAATTTGAGTGATTAA
- a CDS encoding cation:proton antiporter, with product MDIFLLKDIVIILALSVMVLLIFRKARIPAILAFFVTGLLAGPHGLGLISSTEEVQLLAELGVIFLLFTIGMEFSFEKFSHVKRYVIFGGSLQVSLTLIIIYLICQILGFSASESIFIGFLIAFSSTAIVLRLLQDSNQLHSIHGQISMGILIFQDIAVVFVILLTPLLAGLNSTPANNWPIFLLTGIILILFTFISAKWVVPQLLHYIARFKSSEIFLLTIILICFGVTWITSSIGLSTALGAFLAGLIISNTDYSHQALGNILPFQDIFMSFFFVSIGMLLNPGFIMENLLLILLITVLILIIKSLITSLSVGVLGSSLRIMVLVGLILSQIGEFSFILSATGLQLGIINEEFFQIFLSVSLISMSVTPFIMNYAPKIAELSDKAPLPPKIKHGFHSISLKEEIILRDHLIIIGFGINGKNMAKAASRANIPYVVVELNPEIVKTEKIRGESIYFGDAVHEAVLKNINIDKARIMVVAISDPLGTRKIVDTAKKLNPELYTIIRTRYIKEMEKLYLRGADEVIPEEFETSIEIFSRVLDKYGLSKENIDDYISEIRSDGYEMFRTLSQNETVTCTLDNDTTPVNIISIPIETQMDGKPLEYFIKKYDYEVLAVRRGSATFKNPEINFELLKGDIVIMAHSNNNTPLYEK from the coding sequence ATGGATATATTTTTATTAAAGGATATTGTGATTATTCTTGCATTATCAGTCATGGTACTCCTGATATTTCGAAAAGCAAGGATTCCTGCCATTCTGGCATTTTTCGTAACCGGGTTATTAGCCGGGCCTCACGGCCTTGGTTTAATCAGTTCAACTGAAGAAGTTCAGCTTTTAGCAGAATTAGGAGTTATATTCCTCCTTTTTACAATAGGCATGGAATTCTCTTTTGAAAAATTTTCACATGTTAAAAGATATGTAATTTTTGGGGGCTCACTGCAGGTTTCACTAACTTTAATTATTATCTATCTTATCTGTCAAATTTTAGGTTTTTCTGCATCCGAATCAATATTCATAGGATTTTTAATAGCTTTCAGCAGCACAGCTATTGTTTTAAGACTTTTACAGGACAGCAACCAGTTACATAGTATTCACGGCCAAATATCCATGGGTATTCTAATCTTTCAAGACATTGCTGTAGTCTTTGTTATTTTATTAACCCCACTTTTAGCTGGTTTAAACTCAACTCCCGCCAATAACTGGCCTATTTTTCTTTTAACCGGAATAATTTTAATTTTATTCACATTTATATCTGCCAAGTGGGTTGTTCCCCAACTATTGCACTATATTGCTCGATTTAAAAGCAGTGAAATATTCTTATTAACCATAATATTGATTTGTTTTGGAGTTACTTGGATTACTTCAAGTATTGGTTTATCTACAGCATTAGGTGCTTTTTTAGCAGGGTTGATTATATCTAACACAGATTACAGCCATCAAGCCCTGGGTAATATCTTGCCCTTTCAAGATATTTTCATGAGCTTCTTTTTTGTTTCAATAGGAATGCTGCTTAATCCCGGATTTATAATGGAAAATCTACTTTTAATACTACTAATCACCGTGCTGATTTTAATTATAAAATCTTTAATTACCAGTTTAAGTGTAGGAGTTTTAGGATCTTCCTTAAGGATTATGGTATTAGTTGGTTTGATTTTAAGCCAAATAGGAGAATTTTCTTTTATTTTATCTGCAACTGGGCTACAGCTGGGAATAATAAATGAAGAGTTCTTTCAAATATTTTTATCTGTCTCCTTAATCTCCATGTCAGTTACTCCATTTATCATGAATTATGCACCTAAAATAGCAGAACTTTCTGATAAAGCACCGCTGCCACCTAAAATTAAACACGGGTTTCACAGCATCTCCTTAAAAGAAGAAATCATACTGAGAGACCATTTAATAATTATTGGTTTTGGAATAAATGGTAAAAATATGGCTAAAGCCGCTTCAAGAGCAAATATCCCCTACGTTGTGGTTGAACTTAACCCCGAAATAGTTAAAACTGAAAAAATCAGAGGAGAATCCATATATTTTGGAGATGCCGTTCATGAAGCAGTTTTAAAAAATATTAATATTGATAAGGCCAGGATAATGGTAGTGGCAATTTCTGATCCTTTAGGAACACGTAAAATTGTTGATACTGCTAAAAAACTAAATCCCGAATTATATACCATTATTAGAACTAGATATATTAAGGAAATGGAAAAATTATATCTAAGGGGCGCTGATGAGGTAATACCTGAAGAGTTTGAAACATCTATTGAAATCTTCAGCAGGGTGCTTGATAAATATGGTTTGTCTAAGGAAAATATTGATGATTATATAAGTGAAATTCGTTCTGATGGTTATGAAATGTTCAGGACATTATCACAAAATGAAACCGTGACCTGCACTCTGGATAATGACACTACCCCAGTTAATATAATATCCATACCCATAGAAACCCAGATGGACGGTAAACCCCTTGAATATTTTATTAAAAAATATGATTATGAAGTATTAGCTGTTCGAAGAGGTTCTGCAACATTTAAAAACCCGGAAATTAATTTTGAGCTTTTAAAAGGAGATATTGTTATTATGGCCCACTCTAATAACAATACTCCATTATATGAAAAATAG
- a CDS encoding UbiA family prenyltransferase has translation MNAYLEILRPWNALMAVITIILMAIISGQFTFNAMLAGIAVFIATGAGNSINDYFDHRIDAINRPERPIPSGRISLKTAGIYSIALFTVAIALGFIIGVLPGSIVFLSSLLMVYYAYSLKSKCIIGNLSISFLTGLSFVFGGVVVGEIIISLYLGFFAFLMTMAREIVKDMEDMEGDKSEGATTLPIVYGKKVSAIIAAFFMVFASIGSPILYFVGIFNAAYLIILTVPIALFLSGAISILKDQSVESTKKISKKIKVGMAVVFVAFALGSPFFTSLMNF, from the coding sequence ATGAATGCATATTTAGAGATATTAAGACCGTGGAATGCGTTGATGGCAGTGATTACCATAATTTTAATGGCTATAATTAGTGGACAGTTCACTTTCAATGCAATGTTAGCAGGAATTGCAGTTTTTATAGCCACAGGGGCAGGTAATTCAATCAATGATTATTTTGATCATAGAATTGATGCTATCAATCGGCCAGAGCGACCAATCCCTTCTGGAAGGATCTCCTTAAAAACTGCAGGAATTTATTCTATAGCTCTTTTTACAGTGGCCATTGCATTGGGATTTATTATCGGAGTTCTACCCGGCAGCATTGTTTTTTTAAGTTCACTTTTAATGGTCTATTATGCATACTCTCTTAAAAGCAAATGCATTATAGGTAACCTTAGTATATCCTTCTTAACAGGCCTTAGTTTTGTATTTGGTGGTGTTGTGGTAGGTGAAATCATTATATCTCTCTATCTTGGATTTTTCGCCTTTTTAATGACTATGGCCCGGGAAATTGTAAAGGACATGGAGGACATGGAAGGTGATAAATCAGAAGGAGCAACCACCCTACCTATTGTTTATGGAAAAAAAGTTTCAGCTATCATTGCTGCTTTCTTCATGGTATTTGCCAGTATTGGCAGCCCTATTTTATATTTCGTGGGCATATTTAACGCCGCATATTTAATCATACTTACAGTGCCAATTGCACTTTTTTTATCTGGAGCAATCTCTATTTTGAAGGATCAATCTGTGGAGAGTACTAAAAAGATTTCTAAAAAGATTAAAGTTGGGATGGCCGTTGTTTTTGTAGCTTTTGCTTTAGGCTCTCCATTTTTCACTTCACTGATGAATTTTTAA
- a CDS encoding diacylglycerol/polyprenol kinase family protein has protein sequence MVQSDLWGLIFVYGYVVILLLVSEKVLSKYPTFSRKFVHIMVGNILFILPLFATREAMTFLAAAPFIFLTFLMSPYSPIKLDHKVSSSGHGLGLVYYAISWTVLAFFFFTQQWIIAVGIAAMSYGDGVASLVGGKYGKTKYNLSGDTKSIEGSIAMFLVLIISLIGVLIYYNQPINVLTIIIVSLVATILEGITPKGIDNLTACFGAVGTYLLMGLL, from the coding sequence ATGGTTCAAAGTGATTTATGGGGATTAATATTTGTATATGGGTATGTTGTAATTTTACTGTTAGTATCAGAGAAGGTTTTAAGTAAATATCCCACTTTCAGTCGGAAATTTGTCCATATAATGGTGGGAAACATATTGTTCATACTTCCACTCTTTGCCACAAGAGAAGCCATGACTTTTCTGGCTGCAGCCCCATTTATATTCCTGACTTTTTTAATGAGCCCTTATTCGCCCATTAAATTAGATCATAAAGTATCAAGTTCAGGGCATGGTTTGGGTTTGGTTTATTACGCCATATCCTGGACCGTTCTGGCTTTTTTCTTCTTCACCCAACAATGGATAATTGCTGTGGGTATTGCAGCCATGTCCTATGGTGATGGAGTGGCATCACTAGTAGGTGGAAAATATGGTAAAACCAAGTATAATCTTTCAGGAGATACAAAAAGTATTGAAGGATCTATTGCCATGTTTTTAGTCCTGATTATATCCTTAATCGGGGTTCTAATTTATTATAATCAGCCCATAAATGTTTTAACTATTATTATAGTATCTCTCGTGGCCACCATATTAGAAGGAATCACTCCCAAAGGTATAGATAATTTAACTGCCTGTTTTGGAGCTGTGGGTACTTATTTGCTTATGGGATTATTATAA
- a CDS encoding thymidylate kinase, with protein sequence MRFIIIDGLDGAGKDTHAQLIVEKYVSQGENVIFRSHPESDNQYGIKAKEALLGKGKLNHIKASFYYALDVIRSLKLYHDKSADTLIFSRYLLGVAYLPNPLDKVLYKILAAVLPTTHYMFFLDVAPEESLNRVSQRDEHEMFENMDDLVKTRQKALDLVNDWHIINTCGSIESVQKKIDIVLEDLDKKYD encoded by the coding sequence ATGCGATTCATAATCATAGATGGATTAGATGGTGCCGGGAAAGACACCCACGCCCAATTGATTGTAGAAAAATATGTTTCCCAGGGCGAAAATGTAATATTCCGTTCTCACCCGGAAAGTGATAATCAGTATGGTATTAAAGCAAAAGAAGCACTGCTGGGAAAAGGGAAGCTTAATCATATCAAGGCATCATTTTATTATGCTCTGGATGTTATCAGATCCCTTAAATTATATCATGATAAATCTGCAGATACTCTTATTTTTTCACGATATCTTTTAGGGGTGGCATATTTGCCTAATCCCCTGGACAAAGTTTTATATAAAATACTGGCAGCAGTCCTACCCACCACTCATTACATGTTTTTTCTGGATGTTGCTCCTGAAGAATCATTGAACAGAGTTTCCCAGAGGGATGAACATGAAATGTTTGAAAATATGGACGATTTAGTCAAAACCAGACAAAAGGCATTGGACCTGGTGAATGATTGGCACATCATAAATACCTGCGGGAGTATAGAAAGCGTTCAAAAAAAGATAGATATTGTCTTAGAGGATCTGGATAAAAAATATGATTAA
- a CDS encoding MBL fold metallo-hydrolase, with product MKVTILIDDKKINQPDLVAEHGLSIHIEKNGRNILLDMGKSDLFMENASTLGISLEDVDVAVLSHGHYDHGGGLSAFFDKNKNAPLYLKKTAERKHFSKKSASDFKYVGLNKSFLENEPERIHFLSENTEINGLDIITNIKQKYPKPPGNKYLFEEINGEIINDDFNHELFLIVPELDGIHIFTGCCHNGLLNIVETAIDLYPEKKIKSIFGGFHMVIKSSDEEFALKEDLLNMGEKLMEYPIEKVYTCHCTGDKAYSLLKRIMGDKIDYCFTGTSIEL from the coding sequence ATGAAAGTCACTATTTTAATTGACGATAAAAAAATAAATCAGCCGGATTTGGTGGCAGAACACGGTTTATCAATCCATATAGAAAAAAATGGGAGGAATATCCTTTTGGACATGGGAAAATCAGATTTATTTATGGAAAATGCCTCAACACTGGGGATCTCTCTAGAAGACGTAGATGTAGCAGTATTATCTCATGGACACTATGACCATGGCGGAGGGTTAAGTGCTTTTTTTGATAAAAACAAAAACGCCCCATTATATCTAAAGAAAACAGCAGAAAGAAAACACTTTTCCAAAAAATCAGCATCAGATTTTAAATATGTTGGTTTGAATAAGTCTTTTTTAGAAAACGAACCGGAAAGGATACATTTTTTATCAGAAAATACTGAAATTAATGGATTGGATATTATAACCAATATAAAGCAGAAATATCCTAAACCTCCCGGCAATAAATACCTTTTTGAGGAGATAAATGGTGAAATCATTAATGACGACTTTAATCATGAGTTGTTTCTTATAGTCCCTGAACTCGATGGAATACATATATTCACTGGCTGTTGCCACAATGGTTTGTTGAATATTGTGGAGACTGCTATTGACTTGTATCCTGAAAAGAAGATAAAATCTATTTTTGGTGGCTTCCATATGGTAATTAAAAGTTCAGATGAAGAATTTGCCCTCAAAGAGGATTTGTTAAACATGGGGGAAAAGTTAATGGAATACCCTATAGAAAAAGTTTACACCTGCCACTGCACAGGGGATAAAGCATATTCTTTATTAAAAAGAATTATGGGGGATAAAATAGATTATTGTTTTACGGGAACCAGTATTGAACTTTAA